A genomic stretch from Mesoplodon densirostris isolate mMesDen1 chromosome 3, mMesDen1 primary haplotype, whole genome shotgun sequence includes:
- the POLRMT gene encoding DNA-directed RNA polymerase, mitochondrial isoform X1 → MSAVRWGRGAAGFGRALWPAGPPGLLAEEGALGGVWGRKRSSTASPCEQDRRKDWGHAELLEVLKARVRQLQAEGVAEVTVKRVAKRVAIARAPEAGGTQPPRQAQAGAAGAAPMLSSRWAQKLDNDQRLMEKRKRRLEGKLQKHVEKVAWQKHLRLEPRLLSRKLASQLQHWEQGTPQNPWEEQLAQLLQEAPQRLSGEAAAAPADRGPKPRLESQQRLLSFLECCLLTGHLPLAHHVLVTHHSKSQQQRLLTLSMYNMVMLGWARQGSFKELMYVFFMLKDAGLAPDLRSYAAALQCMGRLDQDAGTIRRCLKQMTQDGLQLQGLFTAVPLSAEERAELLRVVRKAKPAFTPPRPPVPPPQLNTSPLLREIYAKQDPAVSYPRLHLSLKELQGLFRQQLRMEMATTVTVESVEKVPLLTKEVLHARKTLAGLRARWRTALYRELQETKESEAHAAREGRLSLFPYLCLLSEKDVVGMLLQTLQALPAQGESLLFLAHELGLRVFKRKQLRNEVQELEQRYSKYLHLLASDTQVAEPCLPRQHWEALGVPEAPHEQPWPMSVVVQLGKQLAEVLVRAVQMPSSLAAPRSPGTLIPVLYHVYSFRSFRQIGILKPHPAFTQLLETAAERTLTFESTDVPMLCPPLPWTSPHSGAFLLSPTKMMRSVEGSQQHQLLLERCPPTELHGALDALTQLGNCAWRVNGRVLDLVLELFTDKGCPRLGVPAPPSEAPRPPEGRQAPKRCLLPEVSPAEKAEMRRELARRLKVAREMQSLRADALYRLSLAQHLRHRVFWLPHNMDFRGRTYPCSPHFNHLGSDLARALLEFAQGRPLGPHGLDWLKIHLVNLTGLKKRESLQARRDYADELMEDILDSADRPMTGRKWWMEADEPWQALACCMEVARAVRAPDPTAYVSHFPVHQDGSCNGLQHYAALGRDSVGAASVNLLPSDLPQDVYSEVAAQVEVFRRQDAEQGVRVAQVLEGFISRKVVKQTVMTVVYGVTRYGGRLQIEKRLREINDFPQVRGAETPDPAGHCPVPGGRWAAGGPDTGSYLCPPWGPPAGPMGASPPPQSARGHWPRAIRHRGENLGPAHAPPSPSPQDFVWEASHYLVRQVFNSLQEMFSGTRSIQRWLTESARLISHTGSAVEWVTPLGIPIIQPYHRDSKVMIKGGLQSLTFSSSVDTSQKPNTLKQKNGFPPNFIHSLDSSHMMLTALHCYRKGLTFVSVHDCFWTHAADVAVMNQVCREQFIRLHSQPILHNLSRFLIKRFCSDPRASKSIWVSRLMDTLLSVPKAGTFNLEQVKHSTYFFS, encoded by the exons ATGTCCGCTGTGCGCTGGGGCCGCGGCGCGGCGGGGTTCGGGAGGGCCCTGTGGCCGGCGGGACCCCCCGGCCTCCTGGCCGAGGAAG GGGCCCTTGGTGGCGTCTGGGGCCGTAAGAGGAGCTCGACTGCCAGCCCTTGTGAGCAGGACCGCCGGAAGGACTGGGGCCATGCCGAGCTGCTGGAGG TGCTCAAGGCGCGGGTGCGGCAGCTGCAGGCCGAGGGTGTGGCAGAGGTGACGGTGAAGAGGGTGGCCAAGAGGGTGGCCATTGCTCGAGCCCCGGAGGCTGGTGGCACCCAGCCACCCAGGCAGGCCCAGGCAGGGGCCGCGGGGGCCGCCCCCATGCTCAGCAGCCGCTGGGCACAGAAACTGGACAACGATCAGCGGCTGATGGAGAAGCGCAAGCGGCGGCTGGAGGGGAAGCTGCAGAAGCATGTGGAGAAGGTGGCCTGGCAAAAGCATCTGCGCTTGGAGCCCCGGCTGCTGAGCAGGAAGCTGGCAAGCCAGCTGCAGCACTGGGAGCAGGGGACGCCCCAGAACCCGTGGGAGGAGCAGCTGGCACAGCTGCTGCAGGAGGCCCCGCAGAGGCTGAGCGGCGAGGCGGCAGCAGCTCCGGCGGACAGAGGCCCCAAACCGCGGCTGGAGAGCCAGCAGAGGCTCCTGTCCTTCCTTGAGTGCTGCCTGCTCACGGGCCACCTGCCCCTGGCCCACCACGTGCTGGTCACCCACCACAGCAAGTCTCAGCAGCAGCGGCTGCTCACACTCTCCATGTACAACATGGTCATGCTCGGCTGGGCTCGCCAG GGCTCCTTCAAAGAGCTGATGTACGTGTTCTTCATGTTGAAAGACGCCGGCCTCGCCCCGGACCTGCGGTCCTACGCGGCCGCCCTGCAGTGCATGGGGCGCCTAGACCAGGATGCTGGCACCATCCGAAG GTGCCTGAAGCAGATGACGCAGGACGGgctacagctgcaggggctcttcaCGGCTGTGCCGCTGAGCGCCGAAGAGAGGGCTGAGCTCCTGCGGGTTGTGCGCAAGGCCAAGCCCGCCTTCACCCCTCCGCGGCCGCCTGTGCCCCCGCCCCAGCTCAACACCTCGCCGCTGCTCCGGGAGATCTATGCCAAG CAGGATCCCGCTGTGTCCTACCCGAGGCTGCACTTGTCCCTGAAGGAGCTGCAGGGCCTCTTCCGACAGCAGCTTCGCATGGAGATGGCCACCACCGTCACCGTGGAGTCCGTGGAGAAGGTTCCACTGCTGACCAAGGAGGTCCTGCATGCG cggAAGACCCTGGCAGGCCTGCGCGCCCGATGGAGGACAGCGCTGTACCGGGAGCTGCAGGAGACCAAGGAGAGCGAGGCCCACGCTGCTCGAGAAGGCCGCCTCTCGCTCTTCCCGTACCTGTGCCTGCTCAGTGAGAAGGACGTTGTGGGGATGCTGCTGCAG ACCCTGCAGGCGCTGCCCGCGCAGGGAGAGTCACTTCTCTTCCTGGCGCACGAGCTGGGTCTGCGCGTCTTCAAGAGGAAGCAGCTCAGAAACGAGGTGCAGGAACTGGAGCAGCGCTACTCCAAGTACCTGCACCTGCTGGCCTCCGACACCCAG GTGGCGGAACCTTGCCTGCCACGGCAGCATTGGGAGGCACTGGGGGTGCCTGAGGCCCCCCACGAGCAGCCCTGGCCCATGTCAGTGGTGGTGCAGCTGGGCAAGCAGCTGGCGGAGGTGCTGGTGCGGGCCGTGCAGATGCCCAGCAGCCTGGCAGCGCCCCGGAGCCCTGGCACGCTCATCCCTGTGCTCTACCATGTGTACTCCTTCCGCAGCTTCCGCCAG ATCGGGATCCTGAAGCCTCACCCGGCCTTCACGCAGCTGCTGGAGACGGCGGCGGAGCGCACACTGACCTTTGAGTCGACGGACGTGCCCATGCTGTGCCCACCACTGCCCTGGACGTCGCCCCACTCGGGCGCCTTCCTGCTGAGCCCCACCAAGATGATGCGCTCGGTGGAGGGCAGCCAGCAGCACCAGCTCCTGCTGGAGCGCTGCCCGCCTACCGAGCTGCACGGCGCCCTGGATGCCCTCACCCAGCTGGGCAACTGTGCCTGGCGGGTCAACGGGCGCGTGCTGGACCTGGTGCTGGAGCTCTTCACTGACAAGGGCTGCCCTCGCCTGGGTGTGCCCGCCCCGCCCTCCGAGGCCCCCCGGCCACCCGAGGGCCGTCAGGCTCCCAAGCGCTGCTTGCTGCCCGAGGTCTCGCCCGCTGAAAAGGCTGAGATGCGGCGGGAGCTGGCCCGGCGCCTGAAGGTGGCACGGGAGATGCAGAGCCTGCGCGCCGATGCACTGTACCGCCTGTCGCTGGCCCAGCACCTGCGGCACCGCGTCTTCTGGCTGCCACACAACATGGACTTCCGCGGCCGGACCTATCCCTGCTCACCGCATTTCAACCACCTGGGCAGCGACCTGGCCCGCGCACTGTTGGAGTTCGCCCAGGGCCGCCCACTCGGCCCCCACGGCCTTGACTGGCTCAAGATCCACCTGGTCAACCTCACGGGGCTCAAGAAGCGCGAGTCGCTGCAGGCACGCCGGGACTATGCGGACGAGCTGATGGAGGACATCCTGGACTCGGCGGACCGGCCCATGACG GGCCGCAAGTGGTGGATGGAGGCAGACGAGCCCTGGCAAGCCCTGGCCTGCTGCATGGAGGTCGCCCGGGCGGTGCGTGCCCCCGACCCCACCGCCTACGTCTCCCACTTCCCGGTTCACCAG GATGGCTCCTGTAACGGCCTGCAGCACTACGCCGCCCTGGGCCGGGACAGCGTGGGGGCCGCCTCCGTCAACCTGTTGCCCTCGGACCTGCCGCAGGACGTGTACAGTGAGGTGGCTGCACAG GTGGAGGTGTTCCGCAGGCAGGATGCCGAACAGGGTGTGCGGGTGGCCCAGGTGCTGGAGGGTTTCATCAGCCGCAAGGTGGTCAAGCAGACGGTGATGACCGTGGTGTACGGGGTCACCCGCTACGGGGGCCGCCTGCAGATCGAGAAGCGCCTCCGGGAGATCAATGACTTCCCCCAGGTGCGCGGGGCCGAGACTCCAGATCCTGCCGGCCACTGTCCTGTACCAGGTGGCCGCTGGGCAGCAGGCGGTCCTGACACAGGGTCTTATCTCTGCCCACCGTGGGGTCCTCCAGCGGGGCCCATGGGAGCGAGCCCACCCCCTCAGAGTGCGCGAGGTCACTGGCCCAGGGCCATCAGGCATCGTGGAGAGAACCTGGGCCCCGCCCACGCCCCCCCCTCGCCCTCTCCCCAGGACTTCGTGTGGGAGGCTTCTCACTACCTCGTGCGCCAGGTGTTCAACAGCCTGCAGGAGATGTTCTCGGGCACCCGGTCCATCCAG CGCTGGCTGACCGAGAGCGCCCGGCTCATCTCCCACACGGGCTCGGCCGTGGAGTGGGTCACGCCCCTGGGCATCCCCATCATCCAGCCCTACCACCGTGACTCCAAGGTCATG ATCAAAGGCGGGCTCCAGAGCCTCACCTTCAGCAGCAGCGTGGACACCAGCCA GAAGCCCAACAcgctgaagcagaagaacggctTCCCGCCCAACTTCATCCACTCGCTGGACTCCTCGCACATGATGCTCACGGCCCTGCACTGCTACAG GAAGGGCCTGACCTTCGTCTCGGTGCACGACTGCTTCTGGACCCACGCTGCTGACGTTGCGGTCATGAACCAG GTCTGCCGCGAGCAGTTCATCCGTCTGCACAGCCAGCCCATTCTCCACAACCTGTCCAGGTTCCTGATCAAGCGGTTCTGCTCCGACCCCAG GGCCTCCAAGAGCATCTGGGTCTCCAGGCTGATGGACACGCTGCTGTCTGTGCCCAAGGCAG GGACCTTCAACCTGGAGCAGGTGAAGCACTCCACGTACTTCTTCAGCTGA
- the POLRMT gene encoding DNA-directed RNA polymerase, mitochondrial isoform X2 — translation MSAVRWGRGAAGFGRALWPAGPPGLLAEEGALGGVWGRKRSSTASPCEQDRRKDWGHAELLEVLKARVRQLQAEGVAEVTVKRVAKRVAIARAPEAGGTQPPRQAQAGAAGAAPMLSSRWAQKLDNDQRLMEKRKRRLEGKLQKHVEKVAWQKHLRLEPRLLSRKLASQLQHWEQGTPQNPWEEQLAQLLQEAPQRLSGEAAAAPADRGPKPRLESQQRLLSFLECCLLTGHLPLAHHVLVTHHSKSQQQRLLTLSMYNMVMLGWARQGSFKELMYVFFMLKDAGLAPDLRSYAAALQCMGRLDQDAGTIRRCLKQMTQDGLQLQGLFTAVPLSAEERAELLRVVRKAKPAFTPPRPPVPPPQLNTSPLLREIYAKDPAVSYPRLHLSLKELQGLFRQQLRMEMATTVTVESVEKVPLLTKEVLHARKTLAGLRARWRTALYRELQETKESEAHAAREGRLSLFPYLCLLSEKDVVGMLLQTLQALPAQGESLLFLAHELGLRVFKRKQLRNEVQELEQRYSKYLHLLASDTQVAEPCLPRQHWEALGVPEAPHEQPWPMSVVVQLGKQLAEVLVRAVQMPSSLAAPRSPGTLIPVLYHVYSFRSFRQIGILKPHPAFTQLLETAAERTLTFESTDVPMLCPPLPWTSPHSGAFLLSPTKMMRSVEGSQQHQLLLERCPPTELHGALDALTQLGNCAWRVNGRVLDLVLELFTDKGCPRLGVPAPPSEAPRPPEGRQAPKRCLLPEVSPAEKAEMRRELARRLKVAREMQSLRADALYRLSLAQHLRHRVFWLPHNMDFRGRTYPCSPHFNHLGSDLARALLEFAQGRPLGPHGLDWLKIHLVNLTGLKKRESLQARRDYADELMEDILDSADRPMTGRKWWMEADEPWQALACCMEVARAVRAPDPTAYVSHFPVHQDGSCNGLQHYAALGRDSVGAASVNLLPSDLPQDVYSEVAAQVEVFRRQDAEQGVRVAQVLEGFISRKVVKQTVMTVVYGVTRYGGRLQIEKRLREINDFPQVRGAETPDPAGHCPVPGGRWAAGGPDTGSYLCPPWGPPAGPMGASPPPQSARGHWPRAIRHRGENLGPAHAPPSPSPQDFVWEASHYLVRQVFNSLQEMFSGTRSIQRWLTESARLISHTGSAVEWVTPLGIPIIQPYHRDSKVMIKGGLQSLTFSSSVDTSQKPNTLKQKNGFPPNFIHSLDSSHMMLTALHCYRKGLTFVSVHDCFWTHAADVAVMNQVCREQFIRLHSQPILHNLSRFLIKRFCSDPRASKSIWVSRLMDTLLSVPKAGTFNLEQVKHSTYFFS, via the exons ATGTCCGCTGTGCGCTGGGGCCGCGGCGCGGCGGGGTTCGGGAGGGCCCTGTGGCCGGCGGGACCCCCCGGCCTCCTGGCCGAGGAAG GGGCCCTTGGTGGCGTCTGGGGCCGTAAGAGGAGCTCGACTGCCAGCCCTTGTGAGCAGGACCGCCGGAAGGACTGGGGCCATGCCGAGCTGCTGGAGG TGCTCAAGGCGCGGGTGCGGCAGCTGCAGGCCGAGGGTGTGGCAGAGGTGACGGTGAAGAGGGTGGCCAAGAGGGTGGCCATTGCTCGAGCCCCGGAGGCTGGTGGCACCCAGCCACCCAGGCAGGCCCAGGCAGGGGCCGCGGGGGCCGCCCCCATGCTCAGCAGCCGCTGGGCACAGAAACTGGACAACGATCAGCGGCTGATGGAGAAGCGCAAGCGGCGGCTGGAGGGGAAGCTGCAGAAGCATGTGGAGAAGGTGGCCTGGCAAAAGCATCTGCGCTTGGAGCCCCGGCTGCTGAGCAGGAAGCTGGCAAGCCAGCTGCAGCACTGGGAGCAGGGGACGCCCCAGAACCCGTGGGAGGAGCAGCTGGCACAGCTGCTGCAGGAGGCCCCGCAGAGGCTGAGCGGCGAGGCGGCAGCAGCTCCGGCGGACAGAGGCCCCAAACCGCGGCTGGAGAGCCAGCAGAGGCTCCTGTCCTTCCTTGAGTGCTGCCTGCTCACGGGCCACCTGCCCCTGGCCCACCACGTGCTGGTCACCCACCACAGCAAGTCTCAGCAGCAGCGGCTGCTCACACTCTCCATGTACAACATGGTCATGCTCGGCTGGGCTCGCCAG GGCTCCTTCAAAGAGCTGATGTACGTGTTCTTCATGTTGAAAGACGCCGGCCTCGCCCCGGACCTGCGGTCCTACGCGGCCGCCCTGCAGTGCATGGGGCGCCTAGACCAGGATGCTGGCACCATCCGAAG GTGCCTGAAGCAGATGACGCAGGACGGgctacagctgcaggggctcttcaCGGCTGTGCCGCTGAGCGCCGAAGAGAGGGCTGAGCTCCTGCGGGTTGTGCGCAAGGCCAAGCCCGCCTTCACCCCTCCGCGGCCGCCTGTGCCCCCGCCCCAGCTCAACACCTCGCCGCTGCTCCGGGAGATCTATGCCAAG GATCCCGCTGTGTCCTACCCGAGGCTGCACTTGTCCCTGAAGGAGCTGCAGGGCCTCTTCCGACAGCAGCTTCGCATGGAGATGGCCACCACCGTCACCGTGGAGTCCGTGGAGAAGGTTCCACTGCTGACCAAGGAGGTCCTGCATGCG cggAAGACCCTGGCAGGCCTGCGCGCCCGATGGAGGACAGCGCTGTACCGGGAGCTGCAGGAGACCAAGGAGAGCGAGGCCCACGCTGCTCGAGAAGGCCGCCTCTCGCTCTTCCCGTACCTGTGCCTGCTCAGTGAGAAGGACGTTGTGGGGATGCTGCTGCAG ACCCTGCAGGCGCTGCCCGCGCAGGGAGAGTCACTTCTCTTCCTGGCGCACGAGCTGGGTCTGCGCGTCTTCAAGAGGAAGCAGCTCAGAAACGAGGTGCAGGAACTGGAGCAGCGCTACTCCAAGTACCTGCACCTGCTGGCCTCCGACACCCAG GTGGCGGAACCTTGCCTGCCACGGCAGCATTGGGAGGCACTGGGGGTGCCTGAGGCCCCCCACGAGCAGCCCTGGCCCATGTCAGTGGTGGTGCAGCTGGGCAAGCAGCTGGCGGAGGTGCTGGTGCGGGCCGTGCAGATGCCCAGCAGCCTGGCAGCGCCCCGGAGCCCTGGCACGCTCATCCCTGTGCTCTACCATGTGTACTCCTTCCGCAGCTTCCGCCAG ATCGGGATCCTGAAGCCTCACCCGGCCTTCACGCAGCTGCTGGAGACGGCGGCGGAGCGCACACTGACCTTTGAGTCGACGGACGTGCCCATGCTGTGCCCACCACTGCCCTGGACGTCGCCCCACTCGGGCGCCTTCCTGCTGAGCCCCACCAAGATGATGCGCTCGGTGGAGGGCAGCCAGCAGCACCAGCTCCTGCTGGAGCGCTGCCCGCCTACCGAGCTGCACGGCGCCCTGGATGCCCTCACCCAGCTGGGCAACTGTGCCTGGCGGGTCAACGGGCGCGTGCTGGACCTGGTGCTGGAGCTCTTCACTGACAAGGGCTGCCCTCGCCTGGGTGTGCCCGCCCCGCCCTCCGAGGCCCCCCGGCCACCCGAGGGCCGTCAGGCTCCCAAGCGCTGCTTGCTGCCCGAGGTCTCGCCCGCTGAAAAGGCTGAGATGCGGCGGGAGCTGGCCCGGCGCCTGAAGGTGGCACGGGAGATGCAGAGCCTGCGCGCCGATGCACTGTACCGCCTGTCGCTGGCCCAGCACCTGCGGCACCGCGTCTTCTGGCTGCCACACAACATGGACTTCCGCGGCCGGACCTATCCCTGCTCACCGCATTTCAACCACCTGGGCAGCGACCTGGCCCGCGCACTGTTGGAGTTCGCCCAGGGCCGCCCACTCGGCCCCCACGGCCTTGACTGGCTCAAGATCCACCTGGTCAACCTCACGGGGCTCAAGAAGCGCGAGTCGCTGCAGGCACGCCGGGACTATGCGGACGAGCTGATGGAGGACATCCTGGACTCGGCGGACCGGCCCATGACG GGCCGCAAGTGGTGGATGGAGGCAGACGAGCCCTGGCAAGCCCTGGCCTGCTGCATGGAGGTCGCCCGGGCGGTGCGTGCCCCCGACCCCACCGCCTACGTCTCCCACTTCCCGGTTCACCAG GATGGCTCCTGTAACGGCCTGCAGCACTACGCCGCCCTGGGCCGGGACAGCGTGGGGGCCGCCTCCGTCAACCTGTTGCCCTCGGACCTGCCGCAGGACGTGTACAGTGAGGTGGCTGCACAG GTGGAGGTGTTCCGCAGGCAGGATGCCGAACAGGGTGTGCGGGTGGCCCAGGTGCTGGAGGGTTTCATCAGCCGCAAGGTGGTCAAGCAGACGGTGATGACCGTGGTGTACGGGGTCACCCGCTACGGGGGCCGCCTGCAGATCGAGAAGCGCCTCCGGGAGATCAATGACTTCCCCCAGGTGCGCGGGGCCGAGACTCCAGATCCTGCCGGCCACTGTCCTGTACCAGGTGGCCGCTGGGCAGCAGGCGGTCCTGACACAGGGTCTTATCTCTGCCCACCGTGGGGTCCTCCAGCGGGGCCCATGGGAGCGAGCCCACCCCCTCAGAGTGCGCGAGGTCACTGGCCCAGGGCCATCAGGCATCGTGGAGAGAACCTGGGCCCCGCCCACGCCCCCCCCTCGCCCTCTCCCCAGGACTTCGTGTGGGAGGCTTCTCACTACCTCGTGCGCCAGGTGTTCAACAGCCTGCAGGAGATGTTCTCGGGCACCCGGTCCATCCAG CGCTGGCTGACCGAGAGCGCCCGGCTCATCTCCCACACGGGCTCGGCCGTGGAGTGGGTCACGCCCCTGGGCATCCCCATCATCCAGCCCTACCACCGTGACTCCAAGGTCATG ATCAAAGGCGGGCTCCAGAGCCTCACCTTCAGCAGCAGCGTGGACACCAGCCA GAAGCCCAACAcgctgaagcagaagaacggctTCCCGCCCAACTTCATCCACTCGCTGGACTCCTCGCACATGATGCTCACGGCCCTGCACTGCTACAG GAAGGGCCTGACCTTCGTCTCGGTGCACGACTGCTTCTGGACCCACGCTGCTGACGTTGCGGTCATGAACCAG GTCTGCCGCGAGCAGTTCATCCGTCTGCACAGCCAGCCCATTCTCCACAACCTGTCCAGGTTCCTGATCAAGCGGTTCTGCTCCGACCCCAG GGCCTCCAAGAGCATCTGGGTCTCCAGGCTGATGGACACGCTGCTGTCTGTGCCCAAGGCAG GGACCTTCAACCTGGAGCAGGTGAAGCACTCCACGTACTTCTTCAGCTGA